A genomic stretch from Hydrogenimonas thermophila includes:
- a CDS encoding DUF4194 domain-containing protein yields MEEKESGFSLAAIALIKGIVYRSDQPIVWEHLNQNISAIESYFEKIGLEVYLDDEGGYAYLKQGESDLPKLVRRQSLSFKVSFLLALLRGEFARREDETEGDVVITKEEIVDRFMLTLPEHNDEAKALKEIDGAISKVVEMGFLKRLSDGGYKIQPVLKSFVDANWLAEFDKKMAEYEKLMQEKGL; encoded by the coding sequence TTGGAAGAGAAAGAGAGCGGTTTTTCATTAGCGGCAATTGCATTGATCAAAGGGATTGTTTATAGATCTGATCAGCCGATTGTGTGGGAGCATCTTAATCAAAATATTAGTGCTATTGAGAGCTATTTTGAGAAGATTGGACTTGAGGTCTATCTTGATGATGAGGGTGGATATGCCTATCTAAAACAGGGTGAGAGTGATCTGCCAAAACTTGTGCGCAGACAGAGTCTTAGCTTTAAAGTCTCTTTTCTGCTTGCACTTTTGCGTGGAGAGTTTGCACGTAGAGAGGATGAGACAGAGGGTGATGTTGTCATCACCAAAGAGGAGATTGTTGATCGATTTATGCTCACACTTCCTGAACACAACGATGAAGCAAAAGCACTTAAAGAGATAGATGGGGCAATCTCCAAAGTTGTAGAGATGGGCTTTTTAAAAAGATTATCAGATGGGGGTTATAAGATTCAACCGGTGCTTAAATCATTTGTCGATGCAAACTGGCTTGCTGAGTTTGATAAAAAGATGGCTGAGTATGAGAAATTGATGCAAGAGAAGGGGCTGTGA
- a CDS encoding addiction module protein, translating into MSLVDIIKEALHLKPEERYIVIENLIKSLNVPDEEIEKIWIKESQKRFKAYKEGTAKTVSYDQVFGK; encoded by the coding sequence ATGAGTTTAGTTGATATTATAAAAGAGGCTTTACATTTAAAACCTGAAGAGAGATATATTGTTATTGAAAACTTAATAAAAAGTCTCAATGTACCTGATGAAGAGATAGAGAAAATATGGATAAAAGAGAGTCAAAAAAGATTCAAAGCATATAAAGAGGGAACTGCTAAAACGGTTTCATATGATCAAGTATTTGGTAAATGA
- a CDS encoding type II toxin-antitoxin system RelE/ParE family toxin, protein MKLKILELAYLEIENGKEYYNLQEEKLGDKFKKEIQTSIDNIITFPKLYPEVENNIRRCLLHKFPYSIFYTIDNDTIIILSVAHQRRKPYYWIS, encoded by the coding sequence ATGAAACTTAAAATACTCGAATTAGCCTATTTAGAGATTGAAAATGGTAAAGAGTACTATAATCTACAAGAAGAAAAGCTTGGAGATAAATTTAAAAAAGAGATTCAAACATCAATTGATAATATTATTACATTTCCTAAGCTATATCCAGAAGTTGAAAATAATATAAGAAGATGCTTACTACACAAGTTTCCATATAGCATTTTTTATACTATTGATAACGATACGATTATCATATTATCAGTTGCACATCAAAGAAGAAAACCCTATTATTGGATAAGTTGA